The following coding sequences lie in one Rutidosis leptorrhynchoides isolate AG116_Rl617_1_P2 chromosome 4, CSIRO_AGI_Rlap_v1, whole genome shotgun sequence genomic window:
- the LOC139842663 gene encoding ARS-binding protein 1-like: protein MASHLKGVKKTTMTDEIRRTLCKHNKDNPSLTQKQLQEWVHSNYGLQVSQATISNTVKRSLEYLSLAPEKGDVKRHKPAKFSDLEKSLYEWILQYQEHVNMTGELIIEKAKKFIKDMYPVDTPDFTFSIGWLEKFKYRYGIKIFRRFENSGSVEMEGMEDKLKFIRDKVDQFEMKDVFNMDEPGLFFYVI from the exons ATGGCTTCCCATCTTAAAGGTGTGAAAAAAACAACAATGACAGACGAGATTCGAAGAACATTATGCAAGCACAACAAGGATAATCCAAGTCTCACTCAAAAGCAATTGCAAGAATGGGTTCATAGTAACTATGGTTTGCAGGTGAGTCAAGCGACAATATCGAATACAGTTAAGCGGTCTTTAGAGTATCTCTCACTTGCTCCCGAAAAAGGCGATGTTAAGCGACACAAACCGGCAAAATTTTCTGACCTAGAAAAATCTCTCTATGAATGGATTCTTCAATATCAAGAACATGTGAATATGACAGGTGAACTAATCATCGAGAAGGCGAAAAAGTTTATCAAAGATATGTATCCAGTGGATACTCCAGACTTTACTTTTTCTATTGGTTGGCTTGAAAAGTTCAAATAT AGATATGGAATTAAAATTTTCCGGCGTTTTGAAAATAGTGGATCTGTTGAAATGGAGGGCATGGAGGACAAATTAAAATTCATAAGAGATAAAGTTGATCAGTTTGAAATGAAAGACGTCTTTAATATGGATGAACCAGGTTTGTTTTTTTATGTAATATGA